One genomic segment of Trichocoleus sp. FACHB-46 includes these proteins:
- a CDS encoding ATP-binding protein, with protein MPSLSEHLEAVRQQRFVGRTHERHLFESALNRAELPFYVLHIFGPGGVGKTTLLGEFARLCEPAQIPVIQLDARNIEPSPESFLEALRFHLNLASTDSPLIALAAHTGRQVILLDTYENLAPLNSWLREKFLPQLPANILTVIAGRHAPAASWRTDSGWQALIHLLPLRNLSPEESRDYLLKRAVPVNQHQAVLNFTYGYPLALSLVADVFAQGQELSSGLTQEPSEQTDA; from the coding sequence ATGCCATCCTTATCTGAGCATCTAGAGGCAGTACGCCAGCAGCGATTCGTAGGGCGTACCCACGAGCGCCACCTATTTGAGTCAGCTTTAAACCGAGCTGAGTTGCCATTTTATGTTCTGCATATTTTCGGTCCAGGTGGCGTTGGCAAAACCACACTTCTGGGAGAATTTGCCCGCCTCTGTGAGCCAGCCCAGATCCCCGTCATCCAACTAGATGCCCGCAACATCGAGCCGTCGCCAGAGTCCTTTTTAGAAGCTCTGCGATTTCATCTGAATCTAGCTTCGACCGACTCCCCTTTAATAGCTTTAGCGGCTCATACAGGTCGGCAGGTTATCCTACTCGACACTTACGAAAACCTCGCTCCCCTTAATAGTTGGCTGCGCGAAAAGTTTCTACCTCAGCTTCCTGCCAATATCCTCACCGTGATTGCGGGTCGTCATGCACCTGCGGCGAGCTGGCGGACTGATTCAGGTTGGCAAGCTTTAATCCATCTTTTACCCTTACGGAACCTTAGCCCAGAGGAAAGCCGAGATTACCTGCTCAAGCGAGCCGTTCCGGTAAATCAACATCAGGCCGTGCTCAACTTTACTTATGGGTATCCTTTGGCTTTATCTCTAGTCGCGGATGTCTTTGCTCAGGGGCAAGAGTTAAGTTCAGGACTTACGCAAGAGCCATCTGAACAGACGGATGCTTGA